A window from Kluyveromyces lactis strain NRRL Y-1140 chromosome E complete sequence encodes these proteins:
- the CCW14 gene encoding Ccw14p (some similarities with uniprot|O13547 Saccharomyces cerevisiae YLR390W-A CCW14 Secretory Stress Response protein): MRFSTALGAAFSLAVLSTEVVATPPACLLACVAQVNKKSDCDGMQDIACMCKSDGSDLTSCLKSICPDGEADAAQDALESTCKAQGVTLDDDVTSSSSSSSSSSSSSSSSSSSSSSSTPSSSTSSSSSTPSSSSSSSSSTSEEPTTSSAEPSSSAEPSSSAEPSSSAEPSTSEEPSTSEEPTSSAEPTTSSSIVSETTAAPTSTLATSTSAEPTSTPTTIATISSDGANALSLGNAVFGGLAVAGLLL; this comes from the coding sequence ATGCGTTTCTCTACTGCTCTAGGTGCTGCTTTTTCTCTTGCTGTTTTATCTACCGAGGTTGTTGCTACTCCACCAGCTTGTTTATTGGCATGTGTTGCTCAAGTCAACAAGAAATCTGACTGCGATGGCATGCAAGACATTGCTTGTATGTGTAAGTCAGACGGTTCTGATTTGACCTCTTGTTTGAAGTCTATCTGTCCAGACGGTGAGGCTGATGCTGCTCAAGACGCATTGGAATCTACCTGTAAGGCTCAAGGTGTTACATTGGATGATGATGTGACctcatcctcttcatcctcctcctcctcttcatcctcatcctcatcctcatcctcatcctcatcttcttccactccatcatcttcaacatcttcatcttcctctaCTCCATCTAgttcatcttcctcttcttcatccacCTCTGAGGAACCAACTACTTCTTCTGCTgaaccatcttcttctgccgaaccatcttcttctgctgaaccatcttcttctgctgaACCATCCACTTCTGAAGAGCCATCCACTTCCGAAGAACCAACCTCGTCCGCAGAACCAACAACTTCAAGTTCAATTGTGTCTGAAACCACTGCTGCCCCAACTTCTACCTTGGCAACCTCAACTTCCGCAGAACCAACTAGCACTCCAACCACCATTGCCACTATCTCCTCCGATGGTGCTAATGCTTTGTCGTTAGGAAACGCTGTTTTCGGTGGTTTGGCTGTAGCAGGTCTATTGTTGTGA
- the PEX19 gene encoding Pex19p (similar to uniprot|Q07418 Saccharomyces cerevisiae YDL065C PEX19 Chaperone and import receptor for newly-synthesized class I peroxisomal membrane proteins) has protein sequence MSDNKVDEFDDLDDYLEDPRKLDEQEKQETVPNEAVTKGEPATQSDDPEVVEMMEDLQKQFQQLMQQEGGDTDQEMVQNFETLLTVLGDASKEKDHNSVKHVQEQLKSGTGFKNIISNTLDRLKENSTKVDESLEEEKKNQNSDDILSQLLDQLVENGDGNGTDGEGMDNAILKMLSQMSSKEVLYQPMKQMQGEFTEWMGLHEEDPEHSDKIDNYKKQYALVNQIIGVFESDDYTNEKYHAEIADLLDELEQLGDSPVAKGTSNDPGNDMSELAKMLEIQGDENLGNIDKDLEDTCKQQ, from the coding sequence ATGTCAGACAACAAAGTTGacgaatttgatgatttggatgaCTATTTAGAGGATCCACGCAAACTGGATGAACaggaaaaacaagaaactGTTCCAAATGAGGCAGTTACTAAGGGTGAGCCTGCTACGCAGAGCGATGATCCAGAAGTAGTCGAGATGATGGAAGATTTGCAGAAACAGTTCCAACAATTGATGCAGCAGGAAGGCGGTGATACTGACCAAGAAATGGTTCAGAATTTCGAGACATTGCTAACTGTACTTGGAGATGCATCGAAGGAGAAAGACCATAACAGTGTAAAACACGTTCAGGAGCAATTGAAGAGCGGTACTGGTTTCAAGAATATCATTTCCAACACCCTAGATagattgaaagaaaattcTACGAAAGTGGATGAAAGTTTGGaggaagagaagaaaaatcaGAACTCAGACGATATTCTTTCCCAATTGCTAGATCAACTAGTGGAAAACGGCGATGGCAACGGTACGGACGGAGAAGGAATGGACAATGCcattttgaaaatgctTTCACAAATGTCTTCTAAAGAAGTGCTATATCAGCCGATGAAACAAATGCAGGGAGAATTCACCGAGTGGATGGGATTACACGAAGAAGACCCCGAACACAGCGACAAGATTGATAACTACAAGAAACAGTATGCACTTGTGAATCAGATCATCGGTGTATTCGAAAGCGATGATTATACGAATGAAAAGTACCATGCTGAGATCGCAGATCTATTGGATGAACTAGAGCAACTCGGTGACTCACCGGTTGCAAAGGGAACTAGTAACGATCCTGGAAACGATATGTCAGAATTAGCCAAGATGCTGGAAATACAAGGAGATGAAAATCTAGGTAACATCGACAAAGACCTTGAAGATACCTGCAAACAGCAATAA
- the UBC9 gene encoding E2 SUMO-conjugating protein UBC9 (highly similar to uniprot|P50623 Saccharomyces cerevisiae YDL064W UBC9 SUMO-conjugating enzyme involved in the Smt3p conjugation pathway nuclear protein required for S- and M-phase cyclin degradation and mitotic control involved in proteolysis mediated by the anaphase-promoting complex cyclosome (APCC)) produces MSSLCLQRLQEERKKWRKDHPYGFFAKPTKKTDGSMNLQKWEAGIPGRDGTLWKNGLYPLTIEYPDDYPSKPPKVKFPAGFYHPNVYPSGTICLSILNEDQDWRPAITLKQLLLGVQDLLDSPNPNSPAQEPAWRAFSKNIKEYERKVSEQALRYTK; encoded by the coding sequence ATGAGTAGTCTTTGTCTACAGAGGTTACAAGAGgagagaaagaagtggAGAAAAGATCATCCTTATGGGTTCTTTGCCAAACCAACTAAAAAGACAGATGGATCTATGAACTTGCAGAAATGGGAGGCTGGTATCCCTGGAAGAGACGGCACTCTCTGGAAAAATGGTCTTTATCCTTTGACCATTGAATATCCTGATGACTATCCGTCAAAACCTCCTAAAGTGAAATTTCCAGCAGGATTTTATCACCCTAATGTTTATCCCAGTGGAACCATTTGCTTATCAATCTTGAACGAAGATCAGGACTGGAGACCTGCTATCACCTTGAAACAACTCTTACTTGGTGTACAGGATCTTTTGGATTCTCCGAACCCTAACTCACCTGCGCAAGAGCCAGCTTGGAGAGCTTTCTCGAAAAACATTAAGGAATATGAGAGGAAAGTCTCAGAACAAGCTCTTAGGTATACCAAGTGA
- the SYO1 gene encoding Syo1p (similar to uniprot|Q7LGT0 Saccharomyces cerevisiae YDL063C) produces the protein MGKSKRRSRASNARANPLLRNAAKDDQIRTKRIQPLIEQLSSVIPNDRSIALGTIMVLCEDPHMRSLFLKEKLVNVVTSKLLTDSNTDIVVESYGVLRNLALEEGYDLATHIWRLNIWVNIESGLSQVQQSLQSMKSDESKAKKESKRLLYDFAENILSLLVALVNGSDAILDDVVKTDKLDKVFAVMTNILSYGMVISDNTVTLKTTTQLFNTVLDLIYDISSDSSEFIDKVSAHEFLSPFVENIINWEFANDNELTKVLIQGIYLQFMDTDISYDIAASIITKVLQSVEHINLAEVKSTLSNKTEDSELMKESNEEITKKIKDYTKKRTEAMIKFQSIEISLDVIAAAIELIGAKYEESHKPLNGSLLPVLTQNVPSVFSALYTDFTSRVLIGWNNLLWLYLSVGISFFELGNYWEHLWSAMQNGSEDKDFGIKIGKLSVTWALLKNVQAVFGTSGSGDFFRVVQINNQQFIDSIINVFNEGKSLNPEEGVELQQRCCGVLGTLAGFQNQIELNKAIGDFFINTLSSKETKAPVVVDFMNTFFEIYSDMNFDYDEPVFVNLNYLSILQTQVSLNLKNVFKFVDKNKDPQLKERCQDCFSTLDSFIAYKQNERNK, from the coding sequence ATGggtaaatcaaaaagaagatctaGAGCTTCTAATGCTCGTGCCAATCCATTGTTGAGAAATGCTGCTAAAGATGATCAAATTAGAACTAAGAGAATTCAACCATTGATAGAACAGTTATCCAGCGTGATTCCAAACGATAGATCTATAGCTTTAGGCACGATTATGGTCTTATGTGAAGATCCTCATATGAGATCTCTTTTCCTAAAGGAAAAATTGGTTAATGTTGTTACATCCAAACTATTGACGGATTCCAATACTGATATCGTGGTAGAATCTTACGGTGTTTTAAGAAATCTAGCACTAGAAGAGGGCTATGATTTAGCAACGCATATTTGGAGATTGAATATTTGGGTGAATATTGAGTCCGGTTTGTCGCAAGTTCAACAGTCACTAcaatcaatgaaatctgATGAGTCTAAAGCTAAAAAGGAATCTAAAAGGCTGTTATACGATTTTGCTGAAAATATCTTATCATTATTAGTGGCATTAGTAAACGGATCGGATGCTATACTTGATGACGTCGTCAAGACAGATAAATTGGATAAAGTGTTCGCTGTTATGACTAATATTTTGAGTTACGGTATGGTAATTTCTGATAATACCGTGACTTTGAAAACAACTACACAGTTATTCAACACTGTCTTGGACCTTATTTATGACATATCTAGTGATTCTTCTGAATTCATCGATAAAGTTTCTGCACATGAATTTCTCTCGCCATTTGTCGAGAATATAATTAATTGGGAGTTTGCCAACGATAACGAGTTAACTAAGGTACTAATACAAGGTATCTACTTACAATTCATGGATACAGACATAAGTTATGACATCGCAGCATCAATAATAACCAAGGTACTACAATCCGTAGAACACATTAATTTAGCTGAGGTAAAATCGACTTTATCGAACAAGACCGAGGATTCtgaattgatgaaagaaagtaatgaagaaataacaaaaaagattaaagaCTACACTAAGAAAAGGACCGAAGCCATGatcaaatttcaaagtatAGAAATCAGTCTTGATGTGATCGCTGCAGCTATTGAATTGATCGGTGCTAAATACGAAGAAAGCCATAAACCTCTTAATGGTTCATTATTACCTGTCCTTACTCAAAATGTTCCTTCTGTATTTTCTGCATTATACACTGATTTCACTTCAAGAGTATTGATTGGATGGAACAATCTTCTATGGCTTTACCTATCTGTCGGGATTAGCTTTTTTGAGTTGGGCAATTACTGGGAGCACCTCTGGTCAGCTATGCAGAATGGTTCTGAAGATAAGGATTTCGGTATTAAAATCGGGAAACTAAGTGTAACCTGGgcattgttgaagaatgtTCAAGCCGTTTTTGGCACCTCTGGTTCTGGTGATTTCTTCCGAGTAGTTCAAATAAACAATCAACAGTTCATTGATTCCATAATTAACGTCTTCAACGAGGGAAAAAGTTTGAATCCTGAAGAAGGTGTGGAGTTGCAACAACGTTGTTGCGGTGTACTAGGTACTCTAGCTGGTTTCCAAAACCAAATTGAACTAAACAAAGCCATAGGTGACTTTTTTATCAATACACTTTCAAGCAAGGAAACAAAAGCACCAGTAGTAGTAGATTTTATGAACacattctttgaaatatactCAGACATGAACTTTGATTACGATGAACCAGTATTTGTAAACTTGAACTATCTTTCGATACTTCAAACACAGGTTTCattaaatttgaagaatgttTTCAAGTTTGTTGACAAGAACAAAGATCCTCAACTGAAAGAAAGATGTCAGGATTGCTTTTCTACATTGGATAGTTTTATTGCATACAAACAAAATGAACGTaacaaataa
- the ECM19 gene encoding Ecm19p (some similarities with uniprot|Q06011 Saccharomyces cerevisiae YLR390W ECM19 Non-essential protein of unknown function): MVGRIRGMDVVIFSVICAIGVYTGTRFFEPIVIDQLKKDGGLRTDVEIPKYDEDGNPVLPKSMLQIREELDQVLAEQKLAREQAKKKDQE; encoded by the coding sequence ATGGTGGGCAGAATTAGAGGTATGGATGTGGTGATATTTTCGGTCATTTGCGCAATCGGTGTATACACCGGTACACGGTTTTTCGAACCTATCGTAATCgatcagttgaagaaggatgGGGGTTTGAGAACCGATGTCGAAATTCCAAAgtatgatgaagatggtaaTCCTGTTTTGCCAAAGAGTATGTTACAAATAAGGGAAGAGTTGGATCAGGTACTAGCGGAGCAAAAACTTGCTAGAGAACAAGCCAAGAAAAAGGACCAGGAATGA
- the STE23 gene encoding metalloendopeptidase (similar to uniprot|Q06010 Saccharomyces cerevisiae YLR389C STE23 Metalloprotease involved with homolog Axl1p in N-terminal processing of pro-a-factor to the mature form member of the insulin-degrading enzyme family) produces MLAAVQGILSQPTSLLASKISVSCLLTSRYRFLHYNTKMSNKYRTLGTDSEFLKPDLDDRKYRYIQLPNNLKALLISDAEADKAAAALDVNIGSFQDPEHLPGLAHFCEHLLFMGNEKYPDENDYSSFLSKHGGSSNAYTGSQNTNYYFHLNHENLYPALDRFSGFFSCPLFNKASTDKEINAVDSENKKNLQNDIWRMYQLDKSLTNWEHPYHKFSTGNIKTLGDIPKLKGIDIRNELLDFHKNNYSANLMKLCVLGREDLDTLADWVYELFKDVPNLNKQVPYYPARLYTESQLKKMVYCKPVKDLKKIEFTFPTPDMDPYWESKPNHYLSHLIGHEGNGSLLAFLKEKGWAVELSAGSHTISKDNAVFGIEIDLTDDGMNHVNEIIISTFQYLEMLKVTLPEEWIHNELKSTSVSSFKFKQKDPPSSTVSNMARCLEKEYIPVVDILSTSLIREYNPSMIKKYVQSLNWENSRIMLTGQNLPVDCKEQWYGTEYKVTDYPESLLKKLPNVGLNPKFHLPRPNEFICTKFEVNKLDNVKPLDEPFLLKDDHYSKLWYKKDDRFWVPKGHIYVSMKLPHTFSSVVNSMLTSLYVDMIKDALVDLQYDASCADLRITLGKTNQGIDIQASGYNEKLTILLTRFLEGIKSFQPKESRFNVIKNRLLQKLSNQQYDVPYNQISNVFNSLVNERSWTTKAKLDVTKDLTFEHLKSFVPTIYEQLFHESLVLGNFSVEMAYEINQLVDILVVDRIPNLEVKNNKLRSYILPEESAFRYEYMLEDKANVNSCIQYLIQLGAYSEELAAKASLVSQLIHEPCFDTLRTKEQLGYIVFSAVANTHGTTNLRVLVQSERDSAYVESRIVKFLNSFGEALKEMPEEAFEKHKSGLIKNLLQKLTNLRQEYDRFTTAIYLADYNFCSYQRRADIITKLSKEDMVEFYKNFVLSPRSSRLAIHLKSQIEKKSTEEVVEGFPTGTLISDIDEFKSNLFLAPVRQAVKQYEPTNARL; encoded by the coding sequence ATGCTAGCAGCGGTTCAGGGAATATTATCTCAACCGACGTCCCTATTGGCTTCAAAGATATCTGTCAGTTGTTTGCTAACATCGAGATACCGTTTTTTGCATTATAATACGAAAATGTCTAATAAATACAGGACCTTAGGGACAGATTCCGAGTTTTTAAAGCCAGATTTAGACGATCGGAAGTACAGGTACATCCAGTTGCCTAATAATTTAAAAGCTTTATTGATTTCAGATGCTGAAGCAGATAAAGCTGCCGCTGCGTTGGATGTCAATATCGGATCTTTCCAGGATCCGGAACATTTGCCAGGGTTGGCGCATTTTTGCGAACATCTTTTGTTCATGGGGAACGAAAAATATCCTGATGAAAACGACTATTCTTCGTTTTTGTCCAAGCATGGCGGCTCCTCGAATGCTTACACCGGATCACAAAACACCAATTActattttcatttaaatCATGAGAATTTATATCCGGCATTGGATAGATTTTCCGGGTTTTTCTCATGTCCATTGTTTAACAAGGCTTCAACGGATAAAGAGATCAACGCTGTCGACAGtgagaacaagaaaaatcTACAAAATGATATTTGGAGAATGTATCAACTGGATAAAAGCTTAACCAACTGGGAACATCCGTATCATAAATTCTCCACTGGTAACATCAAGACTCTCGGAGATATCCCAAAGCTGAAAGGGATTGATATCAGAAACGAACTATTGGACTTCCACAAGAACAATTACAGTGCaaatttgatgaaacttTGTGTCTTAGGCAGAGAAGATTTAGATACCTTGGCAGATTGGGTTTATGAGTTATTTAAAGATGTtccaaatttgaataaacAGGTCCCTTATTACCCAGCTCGTTTGTATACAGAGtctcaattgaagaaaatggtgTATTGTAAACCAGTGAAAgacttgaagaaaattgagTTTACTTTTCCTACCCCGGATATGGATCCATATTGGGAATCAAAGCCTAACCATTATCTATCTCATTTGATCGGTCATGAAGGCAACGGGTCTTTGTTGGcttttttgaaagaaaagggtTGGGCAGTAGAACTTTCTGCTGGTTCTCATACTATTTCGAAAGACAATGCGGTATTTGGTATCGAAATCGATTTAACTGATGATGGCATGAATCAtgttaatgaaatcatTATCTCAACCTTCCAATATCTGGAAATGTTGAAAGTTACTTTGCCCGAAGAATGGATTCATAACGAGCTAAAGAGTACCTCTGTTTCCAGTTTCAAGTTTAAGCAAAAAGATCCTCCATCTTCCACTGTTTCAAACATGGCCAGATGTTTGGAAAAAGAGTATATCCCAGTAGTGGATATTTTAAGCACCAGTTTGATCAGAGAGTATAATCCATCAATGATTAAGAAGTATGTTCAATCGTTGAACTGGGAAAATTCAAGAATCATGCTTACAGGCCAAAATTTGCCCGTCGATTGTAAAGAACAATGGTATGGAACAGAATACAAAGTTACCGATTATCCTGAGTCTTTACTCAAAAAATTACCAAATGTCGGTCTCAATCCAAAATTTCACCTACCAAGACCAAACGAGTTCATCTGCACCAAGTTCGAAGTGAACAAATTAGACAACGTGAAACCACTAGATGAGCcatttttattgaaagatgatCACTATAGTAAACTTTGGTATAAGAAAGATGACAGATTTTGGGTTCCAAAAGGCCATATTTATGTTTCCATGAAATTACCACATACATTTTCTAGTGTTGTTAACAGCATGTTAACATCGCTCTATGTCGATATGATCAAGGATGCTCTGGTTGACTTACAGTATGACGCTAGTTGTGCAGATTTACGCATCACGCTCGGTAAGACTAACCAAGGTATCGACATCCAGGCATCAGGATATAATGAGAAGTTAACGATCCTTTTAACAAGATTTTTAGAGGGCATTAAAAGCTTCCAACCGAAAGAATCTCGATTTAACGTCATAAAAAACAGATTACTTCAAAAATTAAGCAATCAACAGTACGATGTGCCTTATAATCAAATCAGTAACgtattcaattcattgGTAAATGAAAGATCGTGGACCACAAAAGCAAAGTTAGACGTTACGAAGGACTTAACCTTTGAACACTTGAAAAGCTTTGTTCCAACAATATACGAACAATTATTCCACGAATCCTTGGTTCTCGGTAACTTTTCTGTAGAGATGGCATATGAAATCAACCAATTGGTTGATATACTGGTTGTTGATCGTATTCCGAACCTGGAAGTTAAGAACAATAAGCTGAGATCGTACATTCTTCCAGAAGAGAGCGCTTTCAGATATGAATATATGCTTGAAGATAAGGCAAACGTGAACTCTTGTATCCAATATCTGATTCAGCTAGGAGCCTACTCAGAAGAACTTGCTGCCAAAGCAAGCCTAGTTTCTCAATTGATTCATGAACCCTGTTTTGATACTTTAAGGACTAAAGAACAATTGGGATACATCGTATTCAGTGCTGTTGCAAATACTCATGGTACTACGAACTTAAGAGTCCTGGTTCAATCTGAACGTGATTCGGCTTACGTAGAATCAAGAATTGTtaaattcttgaattcatttGGTGAAGCGTTAAAGGAAATGCCTGAGGAAGCTTTTGAAAAGCATAAGTCAGGTCTCATCAAAAACTTACTACAAAAACTCACAAATTTGAGACAGGAATACGACCGTTTCACAACGGCTATTTATTTGGCAGACTACAACTTTTGTTCCTACCAGAGAAGGGCCGATATCATTACTAAATTGAGCAAAGAAGACATGGTTGAGTTTTACAAAAACTTCGTGCTTTCACCTCGTAGTTCAAGATTAGCAATCCACTTAAAAtctcaaattgaaaagaaatctacAGAGGAGGTCGTCGAAGGATTCCCAACAGGAACCTTAATTTCTGATATTGACGAGTTCAAATCCAATTTGTTCTTGGCACCTGTCCGCCAAGCCGTCAAACAATACGAACCTACCAATGCAAGGCTATAG
- a CDS encoding 40S ribosomal protein uS14 (highly similar to uniprot|P41058 Saccharomyces cerevisiae YDL061C RPS29B Protein component of the small (40S) ribosomal subunit; nearly identical to Rps29Ap and has similarity to rat S29 and E. coli S14 ribosomal proteins) has product MAHENVWYSHPRKFGKGSRQCRISGSHSGLIRKYGLNIDRQSFREKANDIGFYKYR; this is encoded by the coding sequence ATGGCTCACGAAAACGTTTGGTACTCCCACCCAAGAAAGTTCGGTAAGGGTTCTCGTCAATGTCGTATTTCCGGTTCCCACTCTGGTTTGATCAGAAAGTACGGTTTGAACATCGATCGTCAATCTTTCAGAGAAAAGGCTAACGACATTGGTTTCTACAAGTACCGTTAA
- the TSR1 gene encoding small subunit rRNA maturation protein TSR1 (similar to uniprot|Q03128 Saccharomyces cerevisiae YDL060W TSR1 Protein required for processing of 20S pre-rRNA in the cytoplasm associates with pre-40S ribosomal particles) yields MAGHSHRSSVKNGHKPFKSKHASKGSLKNAFKGKVEKEAKNGKSNKSVSKLERKNLSKQLRHQKILDTLETKKLFEGNNGAKKIITVIPLTADVYADDIVKKLILSAENDGKTESDLEFDLKMPSVTNFRINKFKTTLQVIIPDMSNFINILDCAKVADFVVFGLSGTSEVDGEFGEQIIRSLEFQGISSYLGVVSNLSQVHPKEKFQLDVKKSLESYFTHFFPNEKSVYNLEKPSEAINAIRTLCQKYPRTVKWRDARGYLLADNIDFIESSENRGHLVVQGIVRGAGFNIDRLIHIPGMGDFQVSKIEKLAASARRNKSTEEGTEFLPSEERDILEEYAAQDMNMDEWSDYEDGFEYENLTAARYDDHGFLPGREQESKKVKLPKGTSEYQARWYLDDVIEIGDEEELEEIQDENVPIQEDEMMVDDVDTFNTEQAQSEMDTQTEAGGEDMFVDLSPEEEERQLREYRDQEKEDLEFPDEIELDPRESAIESLKSYRGLKNLHNCSWEVDERDPDCPSEWKRVLRIGNYKNTMKKLNKEAIKSAQVVAGDIIKLYIDIPKFLLEKLADPKTEVFAVYSLLKHEHKNAVVNFSIERWEEYDSPVPSSEPIIVQYGIRRYTIEPLFSSASTSPNNVHKFERFLHQNYVSVATCIAPVDFTQSPAIFFKTSVTDPKGIELVGHGSFLNADHTRIMAKRIVLTGHPFKFHKKLVTIRYMFFRPEDVEWFKSIPLFTKSGRSGFIKESLGTHGYFKATFDGRLSAQDTVAMSLYKRVWPNASLPWSDKLL; encoded by the coding sequence ATGGCTGGTCATTCGCATAGATCATCGGTGAAAAACGGTCACAAACCATTCAAGTCCAAGCATGCCTCTAAAGgttctttgaagaacgCGTTCAAAGGAAAAGTTGAGAAAGAAGCCAAGAATGGTAAGTCAAATAAATCTGTTTCTAAATTAGAGAGGAAAAACCTTTCTAAACAATTGAGACACCAGAAAATACTAGATACTCTAGAGACTAAGAAATTATTCGAGGGAAACAATGGTGCGAAGAAGATTATCACTGTCATTCCATTAACAGCAGATGTATATGCAGATGATATCGttaagaaattgatacTATCCGCCGAAAATGACGGCAAAACAGAATCTGACTTAGAATTCGATTTGAAGATGCCGAGTGTCACTAATTTCAGAATCAATAAGTTTAAAACTACTCTTCAAGTGATTATTCCAGATATGTccaatttcatcaacattTTAGACTGTGCTAAAGTGGCAGATTTCGTCGTTTTTGGGTTAAGTGGTACATCTGAGGTGGATGGTGAATTCGGTGAACAAATTATTAGATCTCTAGAATTCCAAGGTATTTCCTCCTACCTCGGTGTAGTCTCGAATCTTTCACAAGTACATCCAAAGGAAAAGTTCCAACTAGATGTTAAGAAATCATTAGAGAGTTACTTTACACATTTCTTCCCTAACGAAAAATCTGTTTATAACTTGGAGAAACCATCCGAAGCTATCAATGCCATCAGAACATTATGTCAAAAGTATCCTCGTACTGTCAAGTGGAGAGATGCTAGGGGATACTTACTCGCCGACAACATAGATTTCATAGAAAGCTCTGAAAACAGAGGACATCTAGTGGTACAAGGTATAGTGCGTGGGGCAGGCTTTAACATTGATAGACTCATTCACATACCAGGAATGGGGGATTTCCAAGTCTCCAAAATAGAGAAATTGGCAGCCTCAGCGAGAAGAAATAAGTCTACAGAAGAAGGCACGGAATTTTTGCCATCAGAAGAACGTGATATCTTGGAAGAATACGCAGCTCAAGATATGAATATGGACGAATGGTCAGATTACGAGGATGGTTTCGAATATGAGAACTTAACTGCTGCTAGGTATGATGATCATGGGTTCTTACCAGGCAGAGAACAAGAATCGAAAAAGGTGAAGCTTCCCAAGGGGACCTCTGAATATCAAGCAAGATGGTATTTAGATGACGTCATTGAAATAGGCGACGAGGAGGAACTTGAAGAGATTCAAGATGAGAACGTGCCAATACAAGAGGATGAAATGATGGTAGACGATGTAGATACATTCAATACCGAGCAAGCTCAATCAGAAATGGACACTCAAACTGAAGCTGGTGGAGAAGATATGTTTGTTGATCTATCTccagaggaagaagaaagacaaCTCAGAGAATATCGAGatcaagaaaaggaagatcTCGAATTTCCTGACGAAATTGAACTTGACCCACGGGAATCTGCTATTGAGTCGCTTAAAAGCTACAGGGGGTTGAAGAATTTGCACAACTGTAGTTGGGAAGTTGACGAGAGAGACCCCGACTGTCCAAGCGAATGGAAACGTGTGCTAAGGATTGGAAATTACAAGAACACTATGAAAAAGTTGAACAAGGAAGCAATTAAGTCCGCCCAAGTAGTTGCTGGTGATATAATAAAGTTGTACATTGATATTCCTAAGTTTTTGTTAGAAAAGCTAGCCGATCCAAAGACTGAGGTTTTCGCTGTTTACAGCTTGTTGAAACACGAACATAAAAATGCTGTAGTAAATTTCTCGATAGAGAGATGGGAAGAGTATGATAGCCCTGTTCCTTCTTCTGAACCAATCATCGTACAGTACGGTATTAGAAGATACACCATAGAACCATTGTTCTCTTCTGCATCCACTAGTCCAAATAACGTGCATAAGTTTGAAAGATTCTTACACCAAAACTATGTTTCAGTAGCAACTTGCATTGCTCCTGTAGATTTTACACAATCACCAgcaattttcttcaaaacatcTGTTACAGACCCTAAGGGTATAGAATTGGTGGGACACGGAAGTTTCTTGAACGCTGATCACACCCGTATCATGGCAAAGAGAATTGTTTTGACTGGTCAtcctttcaaattccaCAAGAAACTTGTCACGATCCGTTACATGTTCTTCAGACCAGAAGATGTCGAATGGTTCAAGTCGATCCCACTATTCACGAAATCAGGAAGATCAGGTTTCATCAAAGAGAGTTTGGGTACGCATGGCTACTTCAAAGCTACTTTCGATGGGAGACTCTCGGCTCAAGACACTGTTGCTATGTCACTATATAAGCGTGTTTGGCCAAATGCTTCACTACCATGGTCAGATAAACTCCTGTAG